GTCGCCGGGCTGCGGCCCCGCGGCGGCCGTCGGCGCGGCGGCGCCCCCGGACGCGGCTCCGGCGGCGGGCAGTTCGGTGCGCTCCGCGCCGGCCGTCAGCTCGGCGCCGGCGAGGACGCCGCGTACCAGGTCCTCGGTCGCGGGGCCGTGCGCGGCGGTGACCAGGACGCCCGCGTCCTCGACGGCCACCTGGATCGCGCCGTCGCGGGACTTCGCCGCAGGCGCCGTCGCGCTGCCGCGCGGGGCGACGGCGGTGGCCGCTGTGGTCTGCCGCGCGGCCCCGGCGTCGATCGGCTCCACGACGAGCCCGGCGGTGCGGCCCTTGAGCCCGGGCGGGCAGGAACTCTGGTCGCCGGGCTCGCCGAGGTAGACGGCGGGGCGGTCGAAGCGGATGCACGCACCCGGGTCGGCGGCGAGGTCGACGACCCGCCAGCCGGCCGGGACGGTGACCTCGTAACCGCGGTAGTCGACGGTTCTGCCGGTACCGGGCGGGGACGCGGCGGCGGCCGGGCCCGCGGCGGTGAGCCCGCCGAGGGTGACGAGGGCCGCCAGGCCGGCGAGCAGGGGGCGCCAGGACCCCGTACGGCTGGGTGACATCGCGAATCGCTCTCCTACTGCGGTGGGGTTCCGGGGAACTCCGTGCGGGCTCCGGTCGCGGGACGGCACTGCGGCACGTGTCTACGCGACGACCGGAGCGCGGCGGTTGCGCGACGGTTGCGCGGCTGCTGCCCGCGGCGACCGCGGGTGCCGGGCAGGGCCGTTGCCGTGGGGGCGACGCGGCGGACGAGGGCCCGGCTGCCCGGGCTGAGGGCCGGTGGTGGCGGTAGGTACACCGCCGGGCGGGCGGGCAGGGCCATGGTGGGGCGTCCCGGCCGTTCCTAGCGTTGCCGGCATGGAAGACATGGCTGACAACGGAGAACAGCTCGGCACCAGGCCCACGGGCGGTACGGACGCGTCCGGCCGTCGCAGCCCTTCGCGGCGGTTCGCCCTGCGAGGGCTCGCGGCCTCGGCGGGCGGCGCGGCGCTCGCCGCGGGGGTGGGTACGGGGACCGCACGGGCGGCCGGTGCCGGGCGGCGGCGCGACGGAGTGCGCACGTACGTCCTCGTCCACGGGACGCACAGCGCCGGCGCGTTCTGGACGGAGATCGGGCGGGAGCTGGCGCTGCGCGGGCACCGCGTCGTGGCCGTGGACCAGCCGCTGCACGGCACCGAACGGTTCGTACCGGAGGCGTACCAGACGCAGGATCTGGCGGCTCTCGCGACGGAACCCTCCCCGGTCGCCGCGCTGAACCTGGACGCCTTCGAGGCGCGCGTCACCGGCGCCGTACGCCGGGCCGCGCGCCTCGGCGGGCCCGTGGTGCTGGTCGGGCACAGCATGGGCGGCCTGTCGGTGAGCCGCGTCGGGAACGCCGTGCCCGAACTCCTCGACCACATCTGCTATATGGCCGCCTTCTGCCCGAGCCGCACCATGCCGTCGCTGGACGTCTGCGCCGCCTCACCGGAGGGGCAGGACGCCATCAGCCCGGTGGAGCAGGTCGTCGGCGATCCGGAGAAGCTGGGTGCGCTGCGGCTGAACTGGCGCAGCGCGAACCCCCGTGACCTCGCGGTCTTCAAGGAGATGATCTGCGCGAACTACACGGACGGCGCGTTCCTGCGGGTGCTGGAGGGCATGCAGACGGACGAGTCGCTGACGGCGTACGCCGGGCGGGCGGTGGGACGCAGGCACACGTGGGGGCGGGTTCCCCGCACGTATCTGCGGTTCGGCAACGACAGGACCGTGGCCACCGCGCTCCAGGACCGCATGATCGCGGAGGCCGACGCACTCACCCCGCACAACCGCTTCACGGTCCACGACTTCCCGGACGCCGGCCACCTCGGCCCGGCCGATCCCGCCCCCGTGACCGACATCCTGCACGGGCTGCCGCTTTCCTGACCCGGCGGCGCGGCGGCCACCTCCGCACGCCTCAAGGCGGTGTGAGGTCGTCGAGTTGTGCGGTGAGGCCGGGGTGGGCGGTCAGGTGGGGGCGGGTGGCGGCGAGAGGCCGGACGAGTTCGGCGGGGTCGTCCTGGGCCAGCGCCGCATGGAGCCGGCTGAGCGGGAGGCGGGCCGTGGCGGGCAGGTCGGTCAGGGCGGCGATCTGCCCGGCGATACGGCGCAGGTCGGCCGCGTGGTCGCGGGCCCAGGCGGCGACGGTGCGTTCCGCGGCGCGCCGTTCGCGGGTGGCCTGGACACGCTGCTCACCGGTGGTGCCGGCGGGCCCGGGGCGGCCGCGGAGGTAGCGCCGCTCGGCGGCCTGGCGGCTGGCGACCCCGAGCGGATGGGCCAGGTCGGCCCAGCTCGCCCCGGCGTCGCGGGCGGTTTCGATCAGGCCGGTCTCCCATCCGGCGAGCTGCTCGCGCACCTGCCGCAGCAGCACCAGGGAGGCGAGCGCCTGCTCCGGCCCGGGACCGGGAGCGTCAGGGGCGTCCGGGGACTCGCGCTGGGCGCCCCGCACGGCGTCGTCGATGGCATGCAGAGCTGCCGCGGCGGCGAGGAACGACGCCGGGCTCTGCGCGTTCGTGCTGGTCAGGGACGGCTCGTCGGCTGCAGTCACGGACACTCCTCTCCTCGTCATCAGATGGACGACACCATGTTTGTCATCCATTGGATGACATGGTACAACGGTGTCAGTGAGGCGCATTGGCAGCAACTGCCTGAACCTGCTGGAGGTGTTTTCACGATGTTGATGCGCACTGACCCCTTCCGCGAGCTGGACCGCCTGGCGCAGCAGCTCATGGGCCCGGGCACCTGGTCCCGCCCCTCGCCGATGCCGATGGACGCCTACCGCGACGGCGACGAGTATGTGGTGGCCTTCGACGTCCCGGGCGTCACCGCGGACGCGATCGAGATCGACGTCGAGCGGAACATGCTCACCGTCAAGGCCGAGCGGCGCCCGGCGGCGAAGTCCGGCGACGTGCAGATGGAGCTGTCCGAGCGGCCGCTGGGTGTCTTCTCCCGCCAGATCATGCTCGCCGACACCCTCGACACCGAGCACATCCAGGCCGACTACGACGCGGGCGTGCTCACCCTGCGCATCCCGATCGCCGAGCGCGCCAAGCCCCGCAAGATCACCATCGGCTCGGGCCGCAAGGAGATCCCCGGCTGATCACCGTCCGGAGAGGTGCGGAGGGCGGAACTCCCCGCCCTCCGCACCTCCCTGAGCAGTCCGCGGCCAGACGGGGGCGGCCCCCTGCTGCCGCGCGGACTTCAGGGGCGCGATCCTGCTCCCGCCGGCCATCACCCGCCCTGCGGCCGTCCCGAGCCACGTGACCATCCCGCACGCCCGGTGCCAGAACACCGGCCACGAACAGAAAGGCGAATCACCCCAGTGATCTCCGACCGGCACGTACCGCCCCAGCGACCGTACGGGACGGCGTACGAGCAGATGCTGGAGAGGGTCCGCTACGAGGGCGCCTACCCCACCCGTGAGAGGGCCGACGAAGCCGTCCGCCTCGTTCTGGCCGGACTGGGGCGCCAGCTCACCGGCGAGGAACGTGTCGACCTGGCCGGCTGCCTGCCCGTGGAAGCAGCGCGCGTGCTGACCGCGCAGATCCCCGACGTCCGGCCCCTGACCGGCTGGGACTTCGTCGAGGACCTCGCCGCAGGCACCGGCGCTTCCCTGGCGACCACGCGCTGGGACGTCGGCTCCGTCTTCTCCGTCGTGGCCGCCTACGCGCGCCCCGACCTGATAACCCGCATCCTCCGTCAGGTCCCCGCCGGCTACGCCCTGTTGTTCGGCCGCGCCGAACTCGCACCGGCCGCGGCGGCGAACCGTTGACGGCTCAGTGGACGGGTTTGTCCCAGGTCAGTGAGTACCGGCGCAGTACGTGCCGAGTAGAGCGAAGGGTGCGTCAGGCGCGCTGTGCCCCGACTGCGCCGCCGTCCCTACGATGAGGTGATGACGACGGAGCTGTGGCACATCACCGAGCGGGCGCGCTGGGAAGCCGCACGGCGGACCGGGGTGTACGAGCAGTCGACCCGCGGCCGCACCCTGGCCGAGGAGGGCTATATCCACTGCTCACTTCCGCACCAACTCGCGCCGGTGGCACAGGCGCTCTACGGCACGCGCCCGGAAGAGGACCCGGTGGTGCTGGTCATCGACGCCGGCCGGCTGTCCGCGCCGGTGCGTTTCGAGGCGGCGGAGCCCGGCGGCGAGGAGTTCCCGCACGTATACGGCCCGATCCCCGCCGACGCGGTCGTCCGGGCCGATCCCTGGCCCGCCCCCCGGTAACCGGGCACGGCCCGCGGCGCCCGGCGAAACCGCGAATGAACGCAGAAGCGGCCTTCGGCGCTGTGGCTCCGGGGGCCGCCCGACTCCTGCGCGCTCACCCGCATCGACGTCGCCCGCTGACCAACGATCTTCACCACGGACAACCGGCCCGAAAGCCGCAAGTCTCCTCAACCTCAACACCGTGAACGGGGCCTCCCGAATACGGACCTGGGAAGTGCCCGCCGGCACGGACGCCGCAAACCCCGCCGCACCGGGGTCCGCACTCAGCCCCGACGGCACGACACTGGGCTACTCCGGCCCGGAACCACGCACCGGAAAGCCGTACCGCCTGGTCCTCCAGGACACACACGCCGGAAGAATCCGCCGTTCCGTCGTCTTGGACGCCCCGGGCCGCGGCCCGGTCGCCGCGCTCGCGTTCAGCAAGGACGGCCGGACCCTCGCCGCGAGCAGAAACGCATCCGAGGACCACCCCGACTGGTCCACCGACATCATCGACACCGCAACGGGCCGCGTATCCCGCACCCTGACCGACGTCGGCGGATCCGGAGCGGCACTCGGCGGCTCCGGCGACGACTTGGTCCTCGTCACGACATCGAGCGACAGAGTCGACCTGCGCACGGGCCGGGCAACGCGCAATGCCCTGCGAAACACCGACCTGTACACCGTCACGTTCAGCCCCGACGGAAAGACCCTGGCCGTCAGCGACCCCACCGGCATCGCCCTCTGGAATGGGGACGCCACCCAACGCCTGGGCCGCATGCCCGGCCGCCCGGTCACGCCCCTGCGGTTCTCCCCGGACGGACACTCCCTCGCCGGCGTCGAAGACTCGGAGCTGCTCCGGCTCTGGGACGTACCGTCCCGCCGACCGCTGGGCGCGGCCCTGCCAGGAAGCGGAGACACCCTCCACGACGTGGCCTTCGACGACCAGGGAAGTCCCTGAGAGGTCCCTGGCGCCCGTGCTTCCGATCAAGGGGTTCGCATCGTCACGGCTCAACGCGCTTGCCTCCCCTGCGAACCCCTGCCACCTTGACATGTACCGCCCAGTACAAGGATGGTGACGCCGAAGCAGCTCACGACGACCGTGACCAGGGGACGGTGTGATGCGCTATCGGGTCCTCGGCAGGCTCGACGTCTGCAACGGCACGCGGCGGATCACGCTGAACGCCGCGAAGCAGCGTGCGCTGCTCGCCCATCTGCTCATCAACGCGGGCCGGTTCGTCCCCGCCGACGCGCTCATCACCGAGCTGTGGGGCGACGACGTACCGGATTCGGCCGCCAAGTCGCTCCAGGTCTACGTGCACCGGCTGCGCCGCGCCCTGGGCGGTGACCCGGAGACGCTGCACACCCGTCCCGGCGGCTACGAGCTGGGCATCGAGCCCGACGGCACCGACGCCGCCCGGTTCGCCACCCTGGCCGCCGCCGGACGCGCGGAGCTGGCCGACCGGCGCCCCGCCGCCGCCGTGGAGACGCTCACCGAGGCGCTGGGGCTGTGGCGCGGCCCGGCGTTCGCCGACGTGCCGGCCACCGATGCCGTACGGGCCGAGGCCGCGCGGCTTGAGGAGAACCGGCTGACGGCCTGGGAGGACCTGGCCGACGCGAAGCTGGCCGTCGGCCGGCACCCGGAACTGGCCGCGGAGCTGGGCGCACTGCTCGCGCAGCATCCGCTGCGGGAGCCGCTGTGGGGCCGGCTGATGCTGGCGCTGCACCGCGCCGGGCGGCGCTCGGACGCGCTGCGGACGTACGCGCGGGCCCGCCGGACACTCGCGGACGAGCTGGGCGTGGAGCCGGGGGCGCAGTTGCAGGAGGTGCACGCGGCGGTGCTGGCGGGCGGCCCCGAGCCGGCGCCGCGGCCCGAGGCCGCGGAGCGGCCGGCGTACTGCCAACTGCCGGCGCGCATCCCGGACTTCGTGGGACGGCGGGAACAGTTGGTGCAGGTGCTGCGGTGGCTGGGGCAGCCGGAGGGGGCGGCGGACCGCGAGGCCCCCGGCCTCGACGCGTGGCAGGTCGACGCGCGTCACCCCGCGCCGCGCACGGTCCTCGTCACCGGGGTCGCGGGCGCCGGCAAGTCCACGTTCGCGGTGCACGCGGCGCATCTGCTCCGCGACGCCTTCCCCGACGGCCAGTTGCACGCCGACCTGCGGACCGCCGCGGGCCACCCGGCCGACACCGGCGACGTGCTGGCCTCCCTGCTGAAGACCCTCGGCATGACCGGCGCCGGCATCCCCGAGAGCCTGGAGGAGCGGGTCCGGCGCTACCGCGCGGAAATCGCCGACCGCCGCGTGCTCGTCGTCCTCGACAACGCGGGCTGCGAGCGGCAGATCCGCCCCCTGCTGCCCGGCACCGGCGACAGCGCCGTGCTCGTCACCAGCCGCGCCGCCCTCGCCGGCCTCGAAGGTGCGCTCCGCGTGGAACTGGGCCTGCTCAGCGACGCGGAGGCGCTGGAGTTGCTGGCGCGGGCGGCCGGCGACGACCGAACCCGCCGCGACCCCGCGGTCGCCACGCGGATCGCGGCGCAGTGCGGCAACCTGCCGCTCGCGCTGCGCATCGCGGGCGCCCGGCTGGCGACCCGGCGGCACCTGTCGCTGCCGCGGCTGGCGGATGCGCTTGCCGACGAGCGGCGGCGGCTGGACGAGCTGGTCGCGGGCGACCTGGAGGTACGGGCCAGCGTCACGCTGGGCTACGCGGCCCTCGACCCGGCGGCGCAGCGGGCGTTCCGGCTCCTGGGCCTGCTGGACGTGCCGACGGTGCCGGGCTGGGTGGTGGCCGCGCTCCTCGGCGACGCGCCGGCCGGTACGGACGAAGACGGCAGGGCCGGAGACGGCGTAGGCGGAGACGGTACGGCCGGAGGCGACACGGTGCGGGGCGCGCGGCCCGCGGCCGATCCCACGGCCCTCGCCGAGCGGTCCCTCGACGCGCTCGTCGACAACCACCTCGTCGAGGTCCACACCGCGGAACCCGCCGCGGAACCCCGCTACCGCCTCCACGACCTCCTGCGCCTCTACGCCCGCGAGCGCGCCCACGCCCAGGAGCCGCCCGCCGAACGCGCCGCCGCGCTCGGCCGCGTCCACACCGCCTACCTCGACCTCGCCCGCCGCGCCGACGACGCCCTGTCCTCCGGCTTCTCCGGCCGCGTCCAGGCGCCGGCCCCCGGCCACAGCCCTCCGGCGGCCGAGGCGGCCCGGGTCGCGGCGGAGCCGCTGGCCTGGCTGGAGGCCGAACGGACCACGCTGCGCGCCCTGGTCCGCCAGGCGGCCGACGCCGGCGAGGCGGGCACCGCGTGGCGGCTGGCGGCGGCGCTGGCGGCGTTCTTCGAGACGTCCGCGCACTTCGACGACTGGCGCGAGACGCACCGGACGGCGCTGGCGGCCGCGACCGCGGCCGGCGACCGGCTCGGCGTCGCCGTCCTCCACCGCAACCTGGGCGAGCTGGAGACCGTGCAGGACCACTACGGCGAGGCGGTGGTGGCGTTCAAGCGGTCGCTGAAGGAGTTCGCGGCGCTGGACCGCCCGCGCGCGCTCCCCCGCGCGAAGCCGGGCGACCGCCCCCGCGACCCGGCGCGCGGCCCGGCCCGCGACGGCCGTCAGGACACCGGCGGCCACCACCCCGCCGAGTCCGCCGCGGCGGCGGGCCTCGGCGTGCTGCTGCGGCTGCGCGGGCAGTACGCGCAGGCCGCCGCCTGTCTGCGGCGCGGCATCGAGCGGGCCAGGGCGGGCGGCAACGTGCGGTCCGAGGCGTACGCGCGCTGCGGCCTCGGCACCGTCCATCTGGAGTGCGGCGAACCGGGCGCCGCCCGGCGCGAGTTCGACCTGGCGCTGGCCCTCGCGCAGCAGGACGGCTACCGGCACGGCGAGGCGTCCGCCGAGCGCAACCTCGGCCTCGCGGACCTCGCCGTCGGCCGCGTGCACGCGGCGGCGGCGCGGATGCTGCGGAGCTGCGAGCTGGCGGTGGAGAGCGGCGACCGGGTGGGCGAGGTGCACGCGCTGCAGTGGCTCGGGCATCTGACGGACGTGGCCGGCGAACCGGCACGCGCGGAGCGGATGCTCGACGAGAGCCTGGCGGCGTACCGGCGGTTCGGCGAGCGGTTCGGCGAGGCACTGACGCTGCGCGCGCAGGCGGACCTGCTGCTGCACGCGCACCGGCCGGCGGAGGCCAAGGCGACGGCGCGGCAGGCGCTGTCGATCTGGCGGCACCTCGACACCCCGTACTGGACGTCGCGCACGCTCGACGTGCTCGCCGCCGCGCACGCGGCGGCGGGCGGCGCGGGGGGTGAGGTGGCGGCCGCCAGGGTACGTCGTCAGGCCTCGGCTCTACGCGCGTCAGTCGGCCTGCCCGCGGCCCTCCGGGCCCCCGTCGCCGCAGGCCGCCGTCTCGGCGGCCACCTCACCCCGCCCCCGGAGCCGCCCCCGTCCTTCCGCACCCCGCGCGACCCGCTGCGGGTGGCGGCGGAGAGCCGCTGAGCCCGCGGGCGGGGCGGGAGCACCCCGCCGCCCGCGGCGGCGTCAGGCGTACAGGCCGCGCATGCGTACCGACAGACAGGTCACCGAGCCCTCCAGCTTCTCGAACTCGCTGATGTCCACCGGCACCGGCGTGTAGCCCAGCTCCTCGTACAGCGCGGCCGTCTGCGGCGCACTCGCCGCCATCAGCAGCGCGCCGCCGCCCAGGAGGATGACGTGCGCCCCGGCCGCCTCCGGCACCTCGATACGGCCCGGGAAGAGCTCCGGTGTGTCGATCAGCCCGGCGTGGGTGGCGAAGGTGCCGTCCGGCAGGGCGGTGATGCCGGACTTCAGGTGCAGCACCTTGGTGACAGGGACGGTGACGACGCGGGCGCCGAGCGGTTCGAAGCAGGCGCGGAGCTGCCGGATGCCGTCGGTGTTGGTGCGCCCGCCGAGGCCCACGTAGAGAGTGTCGCCGACCTTGAGCACGTCGCCGCCGTCGAGCGTGCCGGGCGCGTGGACCCGGTTCACGGAGCAGCGCATGAGGCTCACCGCGGCCTCGACGCCGGGGGTCTCCGGCTTGCGGGAGTCGGCGCCGGGGCGGGTGACGAGGGCGACGTTCTTGTACATCACCACCGTGTCCTCGACGAAGACCGCGTCAGGGCAGTCGTCCGCGGGCTCGACCTCAACGGTCTCCCAGCCGTGCAGTTCGAGGGCGGCGACGTAGGACCGCCACTGGGCGAGGGCCCGGTCCGCGTCGACCGGCGTGCGGTCGATGTGCGTGACCAGGCCCTCGGCGAGACGGGGTCCGGGACGGCGTACGAGAGCTTTCCTGCTGCGCATGGAGCAGGTCTACCACGCCCTTCAGTGGCTGTGACCGCCGCCGTCCGCCTCGTCCTGCCCGCTCTCCGCGTCCTGCTCGCCGTCCGCGCTGCCGCCCGCGGTGACCGTGAAGGCCGCGGTGCGCACCTCGCCGTCGTGCTTGAAGTCGAGGAACAGGCGGTACGAACCGGTGCTGGGCGCCGTCGCGGAGAAGGCCACCTCGGGGCCGGGCTCCGTGCTGCCGTCGCCGGGCTCGCCGTTGGGGTGGACGTGCAGGTACGCCAGGTCGCCGGCGCGGAGCGCGACGAGGTGCCCGTACGCGCCGAGGTACGGCTGGAGGTCGGTGACCGGCTTGCCGTCCTTCTCGACGGAGAACTCCACCTCGCGGGCGGAGCCCGGCGTCAGGGCGCCGTCCAGCGTCACCTCGTACCCGTCGACGGTCGCCGTCCGCTCCGGCTCGGCGAGCGCCGCCGGACGGTAGTCCCCGGCGACGGCGAGGTCGCCGCCCAGGGTCAGGCCGTTCTCGGGGCCGCCGGTGGGCACGAAGTCGGCGAAGACCCGGTAGTCACCGGCCTTGGGCAGTTCGACGGGCGTGCTCCAGGTGCCGGCGGCGTCGCGGACGGGGTGGAGGTGCCGGTACGTACCGAGATCGCGGGAGGCGACGATCAGGTGCAGCTCCTTGCCGTGCTCCCGCTCGTACGAGGTCACGGGCTCGCCGTCCGCGCCGCGCACCGCGAAGCGCAGTTCGGCGGGGCTGCGGGCGTCGATCCGCCGGGTGTCCAGGTCGAGCGTGTAGCCGGACTCGGAGAGCTGGAGGCCGCCCGCGGCGGGTCCCGCGTCCTCGCCGTGGCCGCCGCCGTGCCCGTCCCCCTTCTCTCCCGCGTCCTTTCCCGCTTCTTCCCTGGCGCCCGCGCCCGTGTCCGCGGCGTGTCCGCCGTGGGCCGGGGCGGTGTCCTCGTCGGTGACGGGCCCCACGGCGCTGCCGACCCCGTACGCCCCGGCGAACGCGACGGCCAGCGCACCTGCGAAGAGTCCGGCCCTGGCTGCGGTGTTCATCGCTCGCTCCTCTCGGTCGGCCCGTCCCTGCGACCGGCCCTCGACACTGGCGACGATACCCCCTAGGGGTATAAAGTCAAGCGAGGGCGCCGCTTGCGTGGGATACGGGTCAGGGGTATACATGGTGTCGGAGGATCTAATACCCCCTGGGGGTATAGCGAGCCACGAGGAGCAGTGATGACCACCACCACGCCTGGCAGGACGGCCGAGGTCGAACTCGCGATCGGCGGCATGACCTGCGCCTCCTGCGCCGCACGGATCGAGAAGAAGCTCAACCGTATGGAGGGCGTCGAGGCCACCGTCAACTACGCCACCGAGAAGGCCAAGGTCACCTTCGCCGGCGACGTGGCGGTCGACGACCTGATCGCCACCGTCGAACGTACCGGTTACACCGCCGCACCGCCCGCCCCCGCCGGCCAGGACGCCGGCGACGGCACGGCGGACGGCACCGGCGGGCAGGGCCCGCCGGACGAACTGCGGACGCTGCGCCAGCGGCTCTTCGGCTCCCTGGCGCTGTCGGTGCCGGTGATCGCGATGGCCATGGTCCCGGCCCTGCAGTTCGAGTACTGGCAGTGGCTCTCGCTCACGCTGGCCGCACCGGTGGTGGTCTGGGGCGCCTGGCCGTTCCACAAGGCGGCCTGGACCAACGCGCGGCACGGCGCGGCCACCATGGACACGCTGATCTCGGTCGGTACGACCGCGGCGTTCCTCTGGTCGCTGTGGGCGCTGTTCTTCGGCACCGCGGGCGAGCCCGGCATGACCCACCCCTTCGAGCTGACCATCGCCCGCGGCGACGGCTCCGGCAACATCTACCTCGAAGCCGCGGCCGGCGTGACGACGTTCATCCTCGCCGGGCGGTACTTCGAGGCGAAGTCGAAGCGGAAGGCGGGCGCGGCGCTGCGCGCGCTGATGGAGCTGGGCGCCAAGGAGGTCGCGGTGCTGCGGGACGGCCGCGAGGAGCGGGTGCCCGTGGACCTGCTCGCGGTCGGTGACCGCTTCGTGGTCCGGCCGGGCGAGAAGATCGCCACCGACGGCACCGTCGTCGAGGGCACCTCCGCCGTCGACGCCTCCATGCTCACCGGCGAGTCCGTGCCGGTGGAGGTCACCGTGGGCGACGCCGTCACCGGCGCCACCGTCAACGCCGGCGGCCGGCTGGTCGTGGAGGCCACCCGGGTCGGGTCGGACACCCGACTGGCCCGGATGGCCCGCCTGGTCGAGGACGCCCAGAACGGCAAGGCCGCCGTGCAGCGGCTCGCGGACCGGATCTCCGGCGTCTTCGTGCCCGTCGTCATCGCCCTGTCCCTCGGGACGCTGGGCTTCTGGCTGGGTACGGGCGACGGGATCGCCGCCGCGTTCACCGCCGCGGTCGCCGTGCTGATCATCGCCTGCCCCTGCGCCCTCGGCCTGGCCACCCCGACCGCCCTCATGGTCGGCACCGGACGCGGCGCGCAGCTCGGCATCCTCATCAAGGGCCCCGAGGTGCTGGAGTCGACCCGCAAGGTCGACACCGTCGTCCTGGACAAGACCGGCACCGTGACCACCGGCACCATGACCCTGCACGCCCTGCACACCGCGGGCGGCGAGGACGAGGAGACGGTGCTGCGCCTTGCGGGCGCGCTGGAGCACGCCTCCGAGCACCCGATCGCCCGGGCGGTGGCCGCGGGGGCGACCGACCGCCTCGGTACGCTGCCGGTGCCCGAGGACTTCGCCAACGTGCCCGGGCTCGGCGTCCAGGGCATCGTCGAGGGCCACGCGGTCCTCGTCGGGCGGCAGCAGCTCCTCGCGGAGTGGGCGATCACGCTGCCCGCCGGACTCGCCGCCGCCAAGGAGCGGTCCGAGCAGGCCGGGCGCACCGCGATCGCGGTCGCCTGGGACGGCGAGGCCCGCGCCCTGCTCGAAGTCGCCGACGCGGTGAAGCCCACCAGCGCGCAGGCCATCAAGCGGCTGCGGGACCTGGGCCTGACCCCGATCCTGCTCACCGGCGACAACACGGCCGTCGCGAAGACCGTCGCCGCCGAGGTCGGCATCGACGAGGTCATCGCGGAGGTCCTCCCCGAGGACAAGGTCGACGCGGTCAAGCGGCTGCAGGCCGAGGGCCGTACGGTCGCGATGGTCGGGGACGGCGTCAACGACGCCGCCGCCCTCGCCCAGGCCGACCTGGGCCTGGCCATCGGCACCGGCACCGACGCCGCGATCGAGGCCGCCGACCTCACCCTGGTCACCGGCGACCTGCGGGCCGCACCGGACGCCATCCGGCTCGCCCGCTCCACCCTGTCCACCATCAGGACCAACCTCGGCTGGGCGTTCGGCTACAACACCGCGGCCCTCCCCCTGGCCGCCGCGGGCCTGCTCAACCCGATGCTCGCGGGCGCGGCGATGGCCTTCTCCTCCGTCTCGGTGGTCGCCAACAGCCTCCGGCTGCGGCGCTTCCGGCCGCTGGGCTGAGAGCCGCCGCACCGGGGACCGGTGACGCCGCGCCGCCCGACGGGCCGAAACGGCCCGTACGGGCGGCGCGGCGTTTACGCGTGGCCTGCGGACGGCCGGAGGTGCCGGCCGCCGACGCACCGGGGGTCTCCGCCGGACGCTTCCGGTGCTCCCGCCGTCCCGGCGAGCACTGCCGCGTCCGCGGCATACGCTCGTACCCGAGCCGCGGGTCGCGCCCGCGGCGACGGGGTACGGTGCCCTCCGCGGACGCGCGGCAGCAGGGTGCGGCGCGGGGCTGAGGGGGAGGAAGGCGTCGTGGAGATGAGGGAGAC
The Streptomyces sp. CNQ-509 DNA segment above includes these coding regions:
- a CDS encoding alpha/beta fold hydrolase — its product is MEDMADNGEQLGTRPTGGTDASGRRSPSRRFALRGLAASAGGAALAAGVGTGTARAAGAGRRRDGVRTYVLVHGTHSAGAFWTEIGRELALRGHRVVAVDQPLHGTERFVPEAYQTQDLAALATEPSPVAALNLDAFEARVTGAVRRAARLGGPVVLVGHSMGGLSVSRVGNAVPELLDHICYMAAFCPSRTMPSLDVCAASPEGQDAISPVEQVVGDPEKLGALRLNWRSANPRDLAVFKEMICANYTDGAFLRVLEGMQTDESLTAYAGRAVGRRHTWGRVPRTYLRFGNDRTVATALQDRMIAEADALTPHNRFTVHDFPDAGHLGPADPAPVTDILHGLPLS
- a CDS encoding Hsp20/alpha crystallin family protein, whose amino-acid sequence is MLMRTDPFRELDRLAQQLMGPGTWSRPSPMPMDAYRDGDEYVVAFDVPGVTADAIEIDVERNMLTVKAERRPAAKSGDVQMELSERPLGVFSRQIMLADTLDTEHIQADYDAGVLTLRIPIAERAKPRKITIGSGRKEIPG
- a CDS encoding DUF2267 domain-containing protein; amino-acid sequence: MISDRHVPPQRPYGTAYEQMLERVRYEGAYPTRERADEAVRLVLAGLGRQLTGEERVDLAGCLPVEAARVLTAQIPDVRPLTGWDFVEDLAAGTGASLATTRWDVGSVFSVVAAYARPDLITRILRQVPAGYALLFGRAELAPAAAANR
- a CDS encoding DUF952 domain-containing protein, whose product is MTTELWHITERARWEAARRTGVYEQSTRGRTLAEEGYIHCSLPHQLAPVAQALYGTRPEEDPVVLVIDAGRLSAPVRFEAAEPGGEEFPHVYGPIPADAVVRADPWPAPR
- a CDS encoding WD40 repeat domain-containing protein; protein product: MDAPGRGPVAALAFSKDGRTLAASRNASEDHPDWSTDIIDTATGRVSRTLTDVGGSGAALGGSGDDLVLVTTSSDRVDLRTGRATRNALRNTDLYTVTFSPDGKTLAVSDPTGIALWNGDATQRLGRMPGRPVTPLRFSPDGHSLAGVEDSELLRLWDVPSRRPLGAALPGSGDTLHDVAFDDQGSP
- a CDS encoding BTAD domain-containing putative transcriptional regulator, giving the protein MRYRVLGRLDVCNGTRRITLNAAKQRALLAHLLINAGRFVPADALITELWGDDVPDSAAKSLQVYVHRLRRALGGDPETLHTRPGGYELGIEPDGTDAARFATLAAAGRAELADRRPAAAVETLTEALGLWRGPAFADVPATDAVRAEAARLEENRLTAWEDLADAKLAVGRHPELAAELGALLAQHPLREPLWGRLMLALHRAGRRSDALRTYARARRTLADELGVEPGAQLQEVHAAVLAGGPEPAPRPEAAERPAYCQLPARIPDFVGRREQLVQVLRWLGQPEGAADREAPGLDAWQVDARHPAPRTVLVTGVAGAGKSTFAVHAAHLLRDAFPDGQLHADLRTAAGHPADTGDVLASLLKTLGMTGAGIPESLEERVRRYRAEIADRRVLVVLDNAGCERQIRPLLPGTGDSAVLVTSRAALAGLEGALRVELGLLSDAEALELLARAAGDDRTRRDPAVATRIAAQCGNLPLALRIAGARLATRRHLSLPRLADALADERRRLDELVAGDLEVRASVTLGYAALDPAAQRAFRLLGLLDVPTVPGWVVAALLGDAPAGTDEDGRAGDGVGGDGTAGGDTVRGARPAADPTALAERSLDALVDNHLVEVHTAEPAAEPRYRLHDLLRLYARERAHAQEPPAERAAALGRVHTAYLDLARRADDALSSGFSGRVQAPAPGHSPPAAEAARVAAEPLAWLEAERTTLRALVRQAADAGEAGTAWRLAAALAAFFETSAHFDDWRETHRTALAAATAAGDRLGVAVLHRNLGELETVQDHYGEAVVAFKRSLKEFAALDRPRALPRAKPGDRPRDPARGPARDGRQDTGGHHPAESAAAAGLGVLLRLRGQYAQAAACLRRGIERARAGGNVRSEAYARCGLGTVHLECGEPGAARREFDLALALAQQDGYRHGEASAERNLGLADLAVGRVHAAAARMLRSCELAVESGDRVGEVHALQWLGHLTDVAGEPARAERMLDESLAAYRRFGERFGEALTLRAQADLLLHAHRPAEAKATARQALSIWRHLDTPYWTSRTLDVLAAAHAAAGGAGGEVAAARVRRQASALRASVGLPAALRAPVAAGRRLGGHLTPPPEPPPSFRTPRDPLRVAAESR
- the ddaH gene encoding dimethylargininase yields the protein MRSRKALVRRPGPRLAEGLVTHIDRTPVDADRALAQWRSYVAALELHGWETVEVEPADDCPDAVFVEDTVVMYKNVALVTRPGADSRKPETPGVEAAVSLMRCSVNRVHAPGTLDGGDVLKVGDTLYVGLGGRTNTDGIRQLRACFEPLGARVVTVPVTKVLHLKSGITALPDGTFATHAGLIDTPELFPGRIEVPEAAGAHVILLGGGALLMAASAPQTAALYEELGYTPVPVDISEFEKLEGSVTCLSVRMRGLYA